The genomic window TGAGAAGGTTTATAGTAAGAATACCTATCCATGCGAACAAGTTAAACCAACTGGTTGTAATAGCTAATTGCAAGGATAGTCCGGTATTGATCTCATCCCCGCGTCTCCAGTTATTAGCATCTGGCTGTAGATAATCCATGTAATCAAACACGGCTCCACAAGATAAGCGATTATGAATCACCTGAAAAGTTGAGGCTTTTGTCAGAAATAATACTTTTGTAGTTTCTAAAACTGATGTGAAAGTTGCAGCAATTTATTATGCTTCTCCCTTTCGTTCTGATTTacgattgaaattattttagatTGATTACAGAATACGATAACGTCCACAATACCTGAACTTCACGACCGCTCGATCCTAAGAGTTGAACCATGTTTCTTCGATATTGGTTACAGGTTTTATAGTACCCGTCAGTTAACAGTACAGCatgtgatagggagagaaaaaagatgaaCACTCCTAAAAATCCAGCTAAAAACCATCGCTTACAAATAGTTCTTCGTTTGGGTCCCACCACAACGACATTTCCCTGCTCTGCCCTGaggaatgaaattatttgtttatttcgaGTTCGCTGCATTCAACAACGTatcaattaaatttaatttatcagGTATTTATTCCAGAGTTAACGTGTTACTTACCTATGGTCGGATGAAGATGTCATTTGAATCTGTTTAGGATCCCCTAAGTTTCTGTTAATGCATGTTCTGTAACCATGATAAATTGCAAGAACCAGCCCGACAATCAGTACCGGAACTAGACCATATGATGTGAAATGGCACAGCTTAACATCGCCCCCCATAAAAGTACTGAATGTGTTGACACCATACAAAATACACCCACAATCTACGCTAATACAAACATCTAGAGTCCAAGCCCAGTGCTGCCATACTATGAGCAGACAAATTGTGGATGTCGTTGACAAGATTGCAGAGACCGAATACAAAACTGCAAGTTGCTTTTCAGCTTGTTCACTTTTTGCATATAATTCGATACTTGACATGTTTCAAGTATTCTAAACTTTAATCGGTACAGTCAAAATCAGACGCGCATTGCGCATATATCGCCTACAGTTTGAACGTAAATATGCTATTACACACTCATCGTTTTCACTACCTTATTTACACTGTacttatcatttatttatattggATTTTTCCTCATATTTTGTTCTGCTCAGAAAACTTAAAAGTCGTGTATTTCCATGGAAACTGAGCTGAGCGTTCTCCGGAACGGAGAGAACCGTACTAATTGTAAGCGTTGCCAAGAAACTGTGGGTACAGTTTATATTAAACAGAGTATATACCGGTGTCTGATGCTAAATGCAGAACACGATAACTACCAATTAATTTTGCTACACAAATACACAGCATGTCAGAAATGGAATACAAAATAACTATTCACCACCTTGGATTAATTTTACAGCATGATACAGAAAACTTTTTAGTGTTTtagaatttcaatattttcgaattattcaacAAATATGGTCCTCAGCCTCAGTCTTTAATTTGCAGATATCTTATTCTCACCTAATATTTAGTCTAAATAAAACATTTCACTCAATATTATTTCTGCTTCTGGAAAGTGGTGCATTAAATTTACCGAAGGATGCAGTTTATCGATTGTACCAGTGACACATCTCatgtacattttcaaattgagATTATTGCGACAGTATTGCGATTTTCACACTGAAACTTTGCTTGAATTGATCGAGTGACTGCGTAATAAATTTGGTGACACAGTgcgagaaaatttcaaaccattCAGAACA from Neodiprion lecontei isolate iyNeoLeco1 chromosome 1, iyNeoLeco1.1, whole genome shotgun sequence includes these protein-coding regions:
- the LOC107225069 gene encoding uncharacterized protein LOC107225069: MSSIELYAKSEQAEKQLAVLYSVSAILSTTSTICLLIVWQHWAWTLDVCISVDCGCILYGVNTFSTFMGGDVKLCHFTSYGLVPVLIVGLVLAIYHGYRTCINRNLGDPKQIQMTSSSDHRAEQGNVVVVGPKRRTICKRWFLAGFLGVFIFFLSLSHAVLLTDGYYKTCNQYRRNMVQLLGSSGREVQVIHNRLSCGAVFDYMDYLQPDANNWRRGDEINTGLSLQLAITTSWFNLFAWIGILTINLLMARERQIDLNGKSCCCW